From one Conexibacter woesei Iso977N genomic stretch:
- a CDS encoding DUF1501 domain-containing protein, giving the protein MDSCSCNDFTRSQLLRATAARAGAGLPAIEPGMPDPAGTGMARRAFLLRSAGLALSVYGASKLGLDQLEAGVAQASGAAGQPVLVNVFLPGGVDSLSVLAPVGDARYATLRPTLRLAAGAGTTFAEDTRLMWHPKASGLAQLHAEGKVSVFPAVGYDHPDQSHFTSRHFWEVGALDTGGTLGWMGRYLDVVGDPDNPLQGIALDASLAPSLASSRVPVAAIDQPSDYSFWAQGVGDPVAAPLMDAFGRLGSIGGGSDALATARTVVRQTDGVRRSLGSFVTADGRPGYTSPVTYPTGSGDLAARLAALGAMLAAGLPIRCVAVQGVGSYDTHADQADTLSTNLGKTLDAVVAFQRDLEARGLADRVLIQVWSEFGRRPRENGSGTDHGAAGCAFVVGTRAKGTMVGEFPGLTTLDAQSNLRATSDFRGMYCALLEQWMGVDAAQIIPGAASIARPVLVK; this is encoded by the coding sequence ATGGACTCCTGCTCCTGCAACGACTTCACGCGGTCCCAGCTGCTGCGCGCCACCGCCGCGCGGGCGGGGGCGGGGCTGCCCGCGATCGAGCCGGGGATGCCGGACCCGGCCGGGACCGGCATGGCGCGGCGCGCGTTCCTGCTGCGCAGCGCGGGGCTGGCGCTGTCGGTCTACGGCGCGTCGAAGCTCGGCCTGGACCAGCTGGAGGCCGGCGTCGCGCAGGCGTCGGGGGCGGCCGGCCAGCCGGTGCTCGTCAACGTGTTCCTGCCGGGCGGGGTGGACTCGCTGTCGGTGCTCGCGCCGGTGGGCGACGCGAGGTACGCGACGTTGCGGCCGACGCTGAGGTTGGCGGCCGGCGCGGGGACGACGTTCGCGGAGGACACGCGACTGATGTGGCATCCGAAGGCGAGCGGGCTGGCGCAGCTGCACGCCGAGGGCAAGGTGTCGGTCTTCCCGGCGGTCGGCTACGACCATCCGGACCAGTCGCACTTCACCTCGCGCCACTTCTGGGAGGTCGGCGCGCTCGACACCGGCGGGACGCTGGGGTGGATGGGGCGGTACCTGGATGTCGTCGGCGATCCCGACAACCCGCTCCAGGGGATCGCGCTGGATGCGTCCTTGGCGCCGTCGCTGGCGTCGTCGCGGGTGCCGGTCGCGGCGATCGACCAGCCGTCGGACTACTCGTTCTGGGCCCAGGGTGTCGGCGATCCGGTCGCGGCGCCGCTCATGGACGCGTTCGGGAGGCTGGGCTCGATCGGCGGCGGGTCCGACGCGCTGGCGACGGCGCGGACGGTCGTGCGCCAGACCGACGGCGTGCGCCGGTCGCTGGGGTCGTTCGTGACCGCCGACGGCAGGCCGGGGTACACGTCGCCGGTCACCTACCCGACGGGGTCCGGGGACCTGGCCGCGCGGTTGGCCGCCTTGGGCGCGATGCTCGCCGCCGGGCTGCCGATCCGCTGCGTGGCGGTGCAGGGCGTGGGGTCGTACGACACGCACGCCGACCAGGCGGACACGTTGAGCACCAACTTGGGCAAGACGCTCGATGCGGTCGTGGCGTTCCAGCGCGACCTCGAGGCGCGCGGGCTCGCGGATCGGGTGCTGATCCAGGTGTGGTCGGAGTTCGGGCGGCGGCCGAGGGAGAACGGCTCCGGGACCGACCACGGCGCCGCGGGCTGCGCGTTCGTCGTCGGGACGCGGGCCAAGGGGACGATGGTCGGCGAGTTCCCGGGCCTGACGACCCTCGACGCGCAGAGCAACCTGCGCGCGACCAGCGACTTCCGCGGCATGTACTGCGCGCTGCTGGAGCAGTGGATGGGCGTGGACGCGGCGCAGATCATCCCGGGCGCGGCGAGCATCGCGCGACCGGTGCTGGTGAAGTAG
- a CDS encoding plastocyanin/azurin family copper-binding protein, producing the protein MKALLAALAILLLAVVPAAEAAGAKRPARVTCHWVKATKKHRRHKVCVKVKAKSKTTKKPASSTPSAKRPAASTPGASTSAGTATTPAAAATPAAPTPAVDPTTSPAVVAPPTTPPTSDPAPAPLTRLQTTAREWSLTLSRPTIAAGALSLQLVNAGEDAHDLHVRPAAGGADLLSATTTASGATTTISGSLLAGTYTLYCSLPGHEAAGMHATLTVTP; encoded by the coding sequence ATGAAGGCGTTGCTCGCGGCGCTGGCCATCCTGCTGCTTGCGGTCGTCCCGGCGGCGGAGGCGGCCGGCGCGAAGAGGCCGGCGCGCGTGACGTGCCACTGGGTCAAGGCCACCAAGAAGCACAGGCGCCACAAGGTCTGCGTCAAGGTCAAGGCCAAGAGCAAGACCACCAAGAAGCCCGCGTCGAGCACGCCGTCGGCGAAGAGGCCTGCGGCGAGCACGCCCGGGGCGAGCACCTCCGCGGGGACCGCCACGACGCCGGCGGCTGCCGCGACGCCCGCCGCACCGACTCCGGCCGTCGATCCCACCACCTCGCCCGCGGTCGTCGCGCCGCCGACGACTCCACCCACGTCAGACCCCGCGCCCGCGCCGCTCACCCGCCTCCAGACGACGGCGCGCGAGTGGTCGCTGACGCTGTCCCGGCCGACGATCGCCGCCGGGGCGCTGAGCCTCCAGCTCGTCAACGCCGGCGAAGACGCCCACGACCTCCACGTCCGGCCCGCCGCCGGCGGCGCCGACCTCCTGTCGGCGACCACCACCGCCTCCGGCGCGACCACCACGATCTCCGGCTCGCTCCTGGCCGGGACCTACACGCTCTACTGCTCGCTGCCCGGCCACGAAGCGGCCGGCATGCACGCGACGCTGACCGTCACGCCCTAG
- a CDS encoding DUF1707 SHOCT-like domain-containing protein: protein MSDLDVRVGDAERAAVVDRLAAHFREGRLDAEELEERTAAANAARTRGDLVRLEADLPAPPRPVDLAAQRRRRRERIVSALAIPAFLWVIYAATDFGGFPWPIFPTAVFVLGLVTELGGGDHRRHHHGRSRHRHHPDLPPPPRPPERL from the coding sequence ATGAGCGATCTGGATGTGCGGGTGGGTGATGCGGAGCGGGCGGCGGTGGTCGACCGGTTGGCTGCGCACTTCCGGGAGGGGCGGCTCGATGCGGAGGAGCTCGAGGAGCGGACCGCTGCGGCCAACGCCGCGAGGACGCGGGGTGACCTCGTCAGGCTCGAGGCCGATCTGCCGGCGCCGCCGAGGCCGGTGGACCTGGCCGCTCAGAGGCGACGGCGGCGAGAGCGGATCGTCTCGGCGCTCGCGATCCCGGCGTTCCTGTGGGTCATCTACGCCGCGACCGACTTCGGCGGCTTCCCCTGGCCGATCTTCCCGACCGCCGTCTTCGTCCTCGGCCTGGTGACCGAGCTCGGCGGCGGCGACCACCGCCGCCACCACCACGGCCGCAGCCGCCACCGCCACCACCCCGACCTCCCACCGCCGCCGCGACCGCCCGAGCGGCTCTAG
- a CDS encoding MFS transporter gives MSSASPQSQASKADNKWLALALLATAQFVVVLDASIVNVALPSIGKALDFNQDDLSWVVNAYTLMFGGFLLLGGRLADLLGRRRMFIAGLVLFSLASLLGGLAQSEIWLILARGVQGLGAALVSPAALSIVTTTFAEGAERNKALGVWGAVAGSGGAAGVLLGGMLTQWAGWEWVLFVNVPIGIGAALIAPRLLKESRDEESTRHFDLLGAFTVTAGLALGVYALVDANNAGWTSTQTLGLGAVSLLLLGAFVVVEQRSKQPLVPFSIFRLRSLRGSNVVGLLIGMSLFAMFFFISLYLQQVLGYSALKTGLAYLPLALFIIFSAGGASQLVTRLGFKPTLIAGLLFVAAGLYWFSHVSTGGSYLGDVLFPSLLAAIGLGLSFVAVTIGAVTGTKPDEAGLASGLINTSQQVGGALGLAILSSIANNRTDSVAADGASALHALTEGFQTAFLVATGFALAGAFFAAVLISSRDSREQVEAAKSGDPQPSPIPA, from the coding sequence GTGTCATCCGCGTCACCCCAGTCCCAGGCGTCCAAGGCCGACAACAAGTGGCTCGCGCTCGCGCTGCTCGCGACCGCGCAGTTCGTCGTCGTCCTCGACGCGTCGATCGTGAACGTCGCGCTGCCGTCGATCGGCAAGGCGCTGGACTTCAACCAGGACGACCTCTCGTGGGTCGTCAACGCCTACACCTTGATGTTCGGCGGCTTCCTGCTGCTGGGCGGGCGCCTGGCCGACCTCCTCGGTCGCCGGCGCATGTTCATCGCGGGCCTGGTCCTGTTCTCGCTGGCGTCGCTGCTCGGCGGCCTCGCGCAGAGCGAGATCTGGCTGATCCTCGCGCGCGGCGTCCAGGGGCTCGGGGCCGCGCTGGTCTCCCCCGCCGCGCTGTCGATCGTGACCACGACGTTCGCCGAGGGCGCGGAGCGCAACAAGGCGCTCGGCGTCTGGGGTGCGGTCGCGGGCTCGGGCGGCGCCGCGGGCGTCCTGCTCGGCGGCATGCTCACGCAGTGGGCCGGCTGGGAGTGGGTGCTGTTCGTCAACGTGCCGATCGGCATCGGCGCCGCGCTGATCGCGCCGCGGTTGTTGAAGGAGTCGCGCGACGAGGAGTCCACGCGCCACTTCGACCTGCTCGGCGCGTTCACGGTGACCGCGGGCCTGGCGCTCGGCGTCTACGCGCTGGTCGACGCCAACAACGCGGGCTGGACCTCGACGCAGACGCTCGGCCTCGGCGCGGTCTCGCTGCTGCTGCTGGGGGCGTTCGTCGTCGTCGAGCAGCGGTCCAAGCAGCCGCTGGTGCCGTTCTCGATCTTCCGCCTGCGCTCCCTGCGCGGGTCCAACGTCGTCGGCCTGCTGATCGGCATGTCGCTGTTCGCGATGTTCTTCTTCATCTCGCTCTACCTGCAGCAGGTGCTGGGCTACAGCGCGCTGAAGACCGGCCTCGCCTACCTGCCGCTGGCGTTGTTCATCATCTTCTCGGCGGGCGGCGCCTCGCAGCTCGTGACGCGGCTGGGCTTCAAGCCGACGCTGATCGCGGGGCTGCTGTTCGTAGCCGCCGGGCTGTACTGGTTCTCACACGTGTCGACGGGCGGCAGCTACCTCGGCGACGTGCTGTTCCCGTCGCTGCTGGCGGCGATCGGCCTCGGGCTCTCGTTCGTGGCCGTGACGATCGGCGCGGTGACCGGGACCAAGCCCGACGAGGCCGGGCTCGCGTCCGGGCTGATCAACACGTCGCAGCAGGTCGGCGGCGCGCTCGGCCTGGCGATCCTGTCGTCGATCGCCAACAACCGCACCGACTCGGTCGCCGCCGACGGCGCCTCGGCGTTGCACGCGCTGACCGAGGGCTTCCAGACCGCCTTCCTCGTCGCGACGGGCTTCGCCCTGGCCGGCGCGTTCTTCGCCGCGGTCCTGATCTCCTCCCGCGACTCGCGCGAGCAGGTCGAGGCCGCCAAGTCCGGCGACCCACAACCTTCGCCGATCCCGGCGTGA
- a CDS encoding TetR/AcrR family transcriptional regulator → MEDRPLRADARRNRERIVDAARELFAECGHGTQMDDVAKRAQVGVGTVYRHFPTKTALIGELLATKFRAHAEAARRWAAERPDDAWASFEGWLRESFCSIAQDATLQQRVTWIDDEEVLAVAEPERQALIAVCAELIARAHAQGTLRADFTVDDIPAVMCAVGAVFGATSLPPSGPERFVEVIVAGLRAS, encoded by the coding sequence ATGGAGGACAGACCGCTTCGGGCCGACGCGCGGCGCAACCGCGAGCGCATCGTCGACGCGGCGCGCGAGCTGTTCGCCGAGTGCGGCCACGGCACGCAGATGGACGACGTCGCCAAGCGCGCGCAGGTCGGCGTCGGGACCGTCTACCGCCACTTCCCGACCAAGACCGCGCTGATCGGCGAGCTGCTGGCGACGAAGTTCCGGGCCCACGCCGAGGCGGCGCGGCGCTGGGCCGCCGAGCGCCCCGACGACGCCTGGGCCTCCTTCGAGGGCTGGCTGCGCGAGTCGTTCTGCTCGATCGCCCAGGACGCGACGCTCCAGCAGCGCGTGACGTGGATCGACGACGAGGAGGTCCTCGCCGTCGCCGAGCCCGAGCGCCAGGCGCTGATCGCCGTCTGCGCCGAGCTGATCGCCCGCGCCCACGCGCAGGGGACCCTGCGCGCCGACTTCACCGTGGACGACATCCCGGCCGTGATGTGCGCGGTCGGCGCCGTGTTCGGCGCGACGTCGCTGCCGCCGAGCGGTCCTGAGCGCTTCGTCGAAGTGATCGTGGCGGGCCTGCGCGCTTCCTGA
- a CDS encoding cupin domain-containing protein codes for MAEAGDRFPMPDGSVYVVRSPAAASDGAFVEMDFILPSHCVPPPPHVHREQVEEYEVLEGALDVVIDGAWTTLRAGDRASVPVGAVHTFANRSGTTVRVRNWHRPAKRFEDFIAQTSGTLAAHGVTRRRDPRVYLLLSQVMLDHAETLAPARRREALPMRAMAAVARRFL; via the coding sequence ATGGCCGAGGCCGGCGATCGCTTCCCGATGCCCGACGGCAGCGTCTACGTGGTGCGCTCGCCCGCGGCGGCCAGCGACGGCGCGTTCGTCGAGATGGACTTCATCCTGCCGTCGCACTGCGTGCCCCCGCCGCCGCACGTGCACCGCGAGCAGGTCGAGGAGTACGAGGTGCTGGAGGGCGCGCTCGACGTCGTGATCGACGGCGCGTGGACGACGTTGCGCGCCGGCGACCGCGCGAGCGTCCCGGTCGGCGCCGTCCACACGTTCGCCAACCGCAGCGGCACGACCGTGCGCGTGCGCAACTGGCACCGGCCGGCCAAGCGCTTCGAGGACTTCATCGCGCAGACGAGCGGGACGCTGGCGGCCCACGGCGTGACCCGGCGGCGCGATCCGCGCGTCTACCTGCTGCTGTCGCAGGTGATGCTCGACCACGCCGAGACGCTGGCGCCCGCGCGGCGGCGCGAGGCGCTGCCGATGCGGGCGATGGCCGCGGTCGCGCGACGGTTCTTGTAG
- a CDS encoding SDR family oxidoreductase: MPRTYLLTGFPGFLAGRLVPRLLEDDDEARIVALVEPRMVARAKQMAPDGVDIQPGDITDARLGLDERTYARLTAEVVKVFHLAAVYDLAVGEELAERVNVEGTQHVLDFCAKCTNLERHHYISTAYVAGTRSGFVLEDDLAKGQTFKNFYESTKFAAEVLVRATMDTIPTTIYRPAIVVGDSQTGETQKFDGPYYLLRTYQAAKGPLLQIGRGDASFNVVPVDFVVDAIAAGSRDDEAVGHTLHLVDPEPVSSHELARLLAVEYAGKEPKLPLPPGVVDRSLKFKPIRKLFGGPPRESIRYLNHPVTFDTAQAADILGRNGLRCPRFPEYVGNMVAFFKAHQDDPAYRPAHEK, encoded by the coding sequence ATGCCCCGGACCTACCTCCTGACCGGCTTTCCCGGCTTCCTCGCCGGGCGGCTCGTCCCGCGACTGCTGGAAGACGACGACGAGGCGCGGATCGTCGCGCTCGTGGAGCCGCGGATGGTCGCGCGCGCCAAGCAGATGGCGCCCGACGGCGTCGACATCCAGCCCGGCGACATCACCGACGCCAGGCTCGGCCTGGACGAGCGGACCTACGCGCGACTCACAGCAGAAGTCGTGAAGGTCTTCCACCTTGCCGCGGTCTACGACCTCGCGGTCGGCGAGGAGCTGGCCGAGCGCGTCAACGTCGAAGGCACCCAGCACGTCCTGGACTTCTGCGCCAAGTGCACCAACTTGGAGCGCCACCACTACATCTCGACCGCCTACGTGGCCGGCACGCGCTCGGGCTTCGTCCTCGAGGACGACCTCGCCAAGGGCCAGACGTTCAAGAACTTCTACGAGTCGACCAAGTTCGCCGCCGAGGTCCTGGTCCGGGCGACGATGGACACGATCCCGACGACGATCTACCGCCCGGCGATCGTGGTCGGCGACTCGCAGACCGGCGAGACGCAGAAGTTCGACGGCCCCTACTACCTGCTGCGCACCTACCAGGCCGCGAAGGGCCCGCTGCTGCAGATCGGCCGCGGCGACGCGTCGTTCAACGTGGTCCCGGTCGACTTCGTCGTCGACGCGATCGCGGCGGGCTCGCGCGACGACGAGGCGGTCGGCCACACGCTGCACCTCGTCGACCCCGAGCCGGTCTCCTCGCACGAGCTGGCGCGCCTGCTGGCCGTCGAGTACGCCGGCAAGGAGCCGAAGCTGCCGCTGCCGCCCGGCGTCGTGGACCGCTCGCTGAAGTTCAAGCCGATCCGCAAGCTGTTCGGCGGGCCGCCGCGCGAGTCGATCCGCTACCTCAACCACCCGGTGACGTTCGACACCGCCCAGGCGGCGGACATCCTGGGCCGCAACGGCCTGCGCTGCCCGCGCTTCCCGGAGTACGTCGGCAACATGGTGGCCTTCTTCAAGGCCCACCAGGACGACCCGGCCTACCGGCCGGCGCACGAGAAGTAG
- a CDS encoding response regulator — protein MTEQDVQLPRVVLVDDHAIFRAGVRAELDGLVEVVGEAGDVDSAVREVVERTPDVVLLDVHLPGGGGVEILRRLALEAPGAKCLALSVSDDPEDVIAVIRAGARGYVTKTIAPAELADAIRRVQDDDAVFSPRLAGFVLDAFSSGAAAPAAAAASDADLDQLTPREREVLRHIARGYLYKEIAQRLGISVKTVEAHVSAVLRKLQLSTRHELSRWAAERRLVD, from the coding sequence ATGACTGAGCAAGACGTACAACTTCCCCGGGTCGTCCTGGTCGACGACCATGCGATCTTCCGCGCCGGCGTCCGAGCCGAGCTCGACGGGCTCGTCGAGGTGGTCGGCGAGGCCGGCGACGTGGACAGCGCGGTCCGCGAGGTGGTCGAGCGAACGCCGGACGTCGTCCTGCTCGACGTCCACCTCCCCGGCGGCGGGGGCGTGGAGATCCTGCGCCGGCTGGCGCTCGAGGCGCCGGGCGCGAAGTGCCTGGCGCTGAGCGTCAGCGACGACCCCGAGGACGTGATCGCCGTGATCCGGGCGGGCGCCCGCGGCTACGTGACCAAGACGATCGCGCCCGCCGAGCTGGCCGACGCGATCCGCCGCGTCCAGGACGACGACGCGGTCTTCTCCCCGCGCCTGGCCGGCTTCGTGCTCGACGCGTTCTCCTCCGGCGCCGCCGCTCCGGCGGCCGCGGCGGCGAGCGACGCCGACCTCGACCAGCTCACGCCCCGCGAGCGCGAGGTCCTGCGCCACATCGCCCGCGGCTACCTCTACAAGGAGATCGCCCAGCGCCTCGGCATCTCGGTCAAGACCGTCGAGGCCCACGTCTCCGCCGTCCTGCGCAAGCTCCAGCTCTCGACCCGCCACGAGCTCTCCCGCTGGGCGGCGGAACGACGCCTGGTCGACTAG